The Tripterygium wilfordii isolate XIE 37 chromosome 5, ASM1340144v1, whole genome shotgun sequence genome window below encodes:
- the LOC119999015 gene encoding adenosine kinase 1, which translates to MASEGILLGMGNPLLDISAVVDEEFLNKYDIKLNNAILAEEKHVPMYEEMSSKYNVEYIAGGATQNSIKVAQWMLQTPGATSYMGCIGKDKFGEEMKKNAALAGVNAHYYEDESTGTGTCAVCVVGGERSLIANLSAANCYKSEHLKRPENWALVEKAKYFYIAGFFLTVSPDSIQLVAEHAAANNKVFTMNLSAPFICEFFKDAQEKVLPYMDYVFGNETEARTFSKVHGWNTDNVEEIAIKISQWPKASGTYKRITVITQGADPVVVAEDGKVKKFPVILLPKEKLVDTNAAGDAFVGGFLSQLVQGKPIEECVRAGNYAANVIIQRSGCTYPEKPDFN; encoded by the exons ATGGCGTCCGAGGGAATTCTGTTGGGGATGGGCAATCCCCTCTTGGATATCTCGGCTGTTGTCGACGAGGAGTTCTTGAACAA GTATGACATCAAGTTGAATAATGCAATTCTTGCAGAGGAGAAGCACGTACCAAT GTATGAGGAAATGTCTAGCAAGTACAACGTGGAGTACATCGCGGGAG GTGCTACTCAAAATTCAATTAAAGTTGCTCAG TGGATGCTTCAAACTCCTGGTGCAACAAGCTATATGGGCTGCATTGGGAAGGACAAGTTTGGagaagaaatgaagaagaaCGCAGCCCTTGCAGGTGTTAAT GCACACTATTATGAGGATGAGTCTACAGGTACGGGTACTTGTGCTGTCTGTGTTGTGGGTGGAGAAAG GTCACTCATTGCCAATCTTTCTGCTGCAAATTGCTACAAATCTGAGCATTTGAAGAGACCAGAGAATTGGGCATTGG TTGAGAAAGCCAAGTACTTTTATATAGCTGGGTTTTTTCTCACTGTATCGCCAGACTCCATCCAGCTTGTTGCCGAGCATGCGGCTGCAAATAATAAG GTATTCACAATGAACCTTTCTGCTCCATTTATCTGCGAGTTTTTCAAGGATGCACAGGAGAAAGTTTTGCC GTATATGGACTATGTCTTTGGCAATGAGACGGAAGCAAGAACCTTCTCAAAAGTTCATGGCTGGAAT ACAGATAATGTTGAAGAAATAGCCATAAAGATTTCTCAGTGGCCCAAAGCTTCTGGAACGTACAAAAGAATTACTGTTATTACTCAGGGTGCAGATCCCGTCGTGGTGGCGGAGGATGGGAAAGTTAAGAAGTTCCCGGTCATACTATTACCTAAAGAAAAACTTGTTGATACAAATGCGGCAG GTGATGCATTTGTGGGAGGATTCCTCTCACAGTTGGTTCAAGGGAAACCAATTGAAGAATGTGTGAGAGCTGGCAATTATGCTGCCAATGTTATCATCCAAAGGTCTGGCTGCACATACCCAGAAAAGCCAGATTTTAACTAA